In the Kitasatospora terrestris genome, one interval contains:
- a CDS encoding MFS transporter, with the protein MAPTAGAPAGTGTPPAPTAGAATGSGIAVPVLALGGFTAALVNTVPIPLLPSLPRLLDTSAANASWTVTATLLVAAVCTPVSGRLGDMRGKRQVLLWCLALMVAGSVLCALAGSAEVLIAGRALQGCGAGALPLGLSIMREQVPRERLGRALAVMSATVGVGSTVGFPFSAFLSQHADWHVLFWAVAGLGLANLLLAARYVPGGPRYGGRFDRAGALGLTVALVCLLLALSKGRGWGWTSAPTLTAALLGAATAAWWVRYELRTAQPLVDLRTSASRPVLATNAATLLVGFAMFVISLVLPHILQAPPATGYGAGFSMVQTGLLQSVAGVVMMAVALMSPAVSTRWGARATLVIGALVIAAGYATGIPLLGGGWWLTVLAVIVGAGLALAFAAMPALIVAATPESQTAAANGLNTLVRSIGASVASAVVSAVLAAMTTTTADGTAHPSAAGLRIALLAAVLAGLGAAAAALFVPRPDRPAKP; encoded by the coding sequence ATGGCACCCACCGCAGGAGCACCGGCCGGCACCGGGACACCACCCGCCCCAACGGCCGGGGCCGCGACCGGAAGCGGCATCGCCGTCCCCGTCCTGGCGCTGGGCGGCTTCACCGCCGCACTCGTCAACACCGTGCCCATCCCGCTGCTGCCCTCCCTCCCCAGGCTGCTCGACACCTCGGCGGCCAACGCCTCCTGGACGGTCACCGCCACCCTCCTGGTCGCGGCCGTGTGCACCCCGGTCAGCGGACGCCTCGGCGACATGCGCGGCAAGCGCCAGGTGCTGCTGTGGTGCCTGGCGCTGATGGTGGCCGGTTCGGTGCTCTGCGCGCTGGCCGGCTCGGCGGAGGTGCTGATCGCCGGGCGGGCGCTGCAGGGGTGCGGGGCGGGCGCGCTGCCGCTGGGCCTGAGCATCATGCGCGAGCAGGTGCCGCGCGAGCGGCTCGGCCGGGCGCTGGCGGTGATGAGTGCCACGGTCGGTGTCGGCTCCACCGTCGGCTTCCCGTTCTCGGCGTTCCTCTCCCAGCACGCCGACTGGCACGTGCTGTTCTGGGCGGTGGCCGGCCTCGGCCTGGCCAACCTGCTGCTGGCGGCCCGGTACGTGCCGGGCGGCCCCCGGTACGGCGGCCGGTTCGACCGGGCGGGGGCGCTGGGGCTCACGGTCGCGCTGGTCTGCCTGCTGCTCGCCCTCTCCAAGGGCCGCGGCTGGGGCTGGACCAGCGCCCCGACCCTGACCGCCGCCCTGCTCGGCGCCGCCACGGCCGCCTGGTGGGTGCGGTACGAGCTGCGCACCGCCCAGCCGCTGGTGGACCTGCGCACCTCGGCGAGCCGACCGGTGCTGGCCACCAACGCGGCGACCCTGCTGGTCGGTTTCGCGATGTTCGTGATCTCGCTGGTGCTGCCGCACATCCTCCAGGCACCGCCCGCCACCGGGTACGGGGCGGGCTTCTCGATGGTGCAGACCGGACTGCTGCAGTCCGTAGCCGGTGTCGTCATGATGGCCGTCGCGCTGATGTCGCCCGCGGTGTCGACGCGTTGGGGCGCCCGGGCGACGCTGGTGATCGGCGCGCTGGTGATCGCCGCCGGGTACGCGACGGGGATCCCGCTGCTGGGTGGCGGCTGGTGGCTGACCGTCCTCGCGGTGATCGTCGGGGCGGGCCTGGCGCTGGCGTTCGCCGCGATGCCGGCGCTGATCGTCGCCGCCACCCCCGAGTCCCAGACGGCTGCCGCCAACGGTCTGAACACGCTGGTCCGTTCGATCGGCGCCTCGGTGGCCAGCGCGGTGGTCAGCGCGGTCCTGGCGGCCATGACCACCACGACCGCGGACGGCACCGCGCACCCGTCCGCCGCCGGACTGCGGATCGCCCTGCTGGCCGCCGTCCTGGCCGGACTCGGCGCGGCGGCCGCCGCCCTGTTCGTCCCCCGCCCGGACCGGCCCGCCAAGCCGTAG
- a CDS encoding class I SAM-dependent methyltransferase: MNAPEMWARRARSYGPAAPLYDLARPTYPAPAIEEIVDRLPGTTVVEPGAGTGKATRLLAARGVQVTAVEPDLGMATVMLRAHAEAGLRGLGVHVEPFEEWRPPFRGSGLVCAQAWHWFDQDRCWRKAAEALAPNGLLALLWNVEQWEAMPGHEAVEAAFARHGQEARDDGGLGPEVWPTARTAAHYGFHGLELLTYDWHQEWEAAEFASYRATTSQLLVLPDGVRDDLVKDLEETVTTELGGRLTLPWRTYLFLARRS; the protein is encoded by the coding sequence GTGAACGCACCCGAGATGTGGGCCCGGCGGGCCCGCAGCTACGGCCCGGCCGCGCCGCTGTACGACCTCGCCCGCCCGACCTACCCGGCGCCGGCCATCGAGGAGATCGTCGACCGGCTGCCCGGGACGACCGTGGTCGAGCCCGGCGCGGGCACCGGCAAGGCGACCCGCCTGCTGGCGGCCCGCGGAGTGCAGGTCACCGCCGTGGAGCCGGACCTCGGCATGGCGACGGTGATGCTGCGGGCCCACGCGGAGGCCGGGCTCCGCGGACTGGGCGTCCACGTCGAGCCGTTCGAGGAGTGGCGGCCACCGTTCCGCGGTTCGGGGCTGGTCTGCGCGCAGGCGTGGCACTGGTTCGACCAGGACCGGTGCTGGCGCAAGGCCGCGGAGGCGCTCGCGCCCAACGGACTGCTGGCCCTGCTGTGGAACGTCGAGCAGTGGGAGGCGATGCCCGGACACGAGGCCGTGGAGGCGGCGTTCGCCCGGCACGGCCAGGAGGCCCGGGACGACGGCGGGCTCGGCCCCGAGGTCTGGCCGACCGCCCGAACCGCCGCGCACTACGGCTTCCACGGCCTGGAACTGCTCACCTACGACTGGCACCAGGAGTGGGAGGCGGCCGAGTTCGCGTCCTACCGCGCGACCACCTCCCAGCTCCTGGTCCTGCCCGACGGCGTCCGCGACGACCTGGTGAAGGACCTGGAGGAGACCGTCACCACCGAGCTCGGCGGCCGGCTCACCCTCCCCTGGCGGACCTACCTCTTCCTCGCCCGCCGCAGCTGA
- a CDS encoding IPT/TIG domain-containing protein produces MPLALDNPPAPGGRLRRLRRGVAGALASALLGAAAAGLPAVPAHAAGPGQLLYVANQAGASVSAVDSATGATVATIAVGSSPMGVALTPDGSQAWVVNNGSDSVSVIDTATNSVAATVPVGDAPSPVIISPDGARVYVAHTGGSGGVEVIDTSSLAVTATVPVGGYPTALGVSPDGGLLYVGSFTARRVSLVDTATLAVVATVPLNDPSGLAVSPDGGHVYVSNYNNNTLTVIDTATNTVTATVPVGQQPQGIAVTPDGASVYVGNRLGNSVSVLSTATNTVTATVAVGAGTSGVLADPDGTRVYAANSFSDTMSVIDTATHTVTTTVPTGSRPYGLAIGRPALPAVTGLAPDHGPTTGGTTVTLTGTNLTGTTAVTFDGTPASGVTVVDGTTVTAVAPPHAAGTAGVSLTAKGRSVPAGTFTYQVPAPSVTGVAPDRGPVAGGTAVTVTGTHLSGATAVAFGTVPATAFSVVNDTTITATAPSAPSAGPVDITVTTVGGTSTTVTADRYAYAKDTSKLTADPLLLSIAPGQLSVNLNLSATLTDTTTGRPVPGATISFAVGTTTVCTAVTNAAGTATCTGPCPVVAVLLNLGYTATWSGSPTLEPATAKAALIRVG; encoded by the coding sequence ATGCCACTGGCCCTCGACAACCCACCCGCACCCGGCGGGCGGCTGCGCCGCCTTCGGCGAGGTGTGGCGGGCGCGCTGGCGAGCGCGCTCCTGGGTGCGGCCGCCGCAGGGCTTCCGGCTGTGCCCGCGCACGCGGCCGGCCCGGGACAGCTGCTCTACGTCGCCAACCAGGCCGGCGCCTCCGTCTCCGCCGTGGACTCGGCGACCGGGGCGACCGTCGCGACCATCGCGGTCGGCTCCTCGCCGATGGGCGTGGCGCTCACCCCCGACGGCTCGCAGGCCTGGGTCGTCAACAACGGCAGCGACTCCGTGTCGGTGATCGACACCGCCACCAACTCGGTCGCGGCCACCGTCCCCGTGGGCGATGCGCCCTCGCCGGTGATCATCTCTCCGGACGGCGCTCGCGTCTACGTGGCCCACACCGGCGGTTCCGGCGGCGTGGAAGTGATCGACACCTCCTCCCTTGCGGTCACCGCCACCGTCCCGGTCGGCGGCTACCCGACCGCGCTCGGGGTGTCCCCGGACGGCGGGCTGCTCTACGTCGGCAGCTTCACCGCCCGCAGGGTGTCGCTGGTCGACACCGCCACCCTCGCCGTGGTCGCGACCGTCCCGCTCAACGACCCGTCAGGCCTCGCCGTCAGCCCGGACGGCGGCCACGTGTACGTCTCGAACTACAACAACAACACCCTCACGGTGATCGACACCGCCACCAACACGGTCACGGCCACCGTCCCGGTCGGCCAACAGCCGCAGGGCATCGCCGTCACCCCGGACGGCGCGTCCGTCTACGTCGGCAACCGGCTGGGCAACTCCGTCTCGGTCCTGAGCACCGCGACCAACACCGTGACGGCCACCGTCGCGGTCGGCGCCGGCACCAGCGGCGTCCTCGCGGACCCGGACGGCACCCGGGTGTACGCCGCCAACTCCTTCTCCGACACCATGTCGGTGATCGACACCGCGACGCACACCGTCACCACCACCGTCCCCACCGGCTCCCGCCCGTACGGCCTCGCGATCGGCAGGCCCGCCCTGCCCGCCGTCACCGGCCTGGCTCCCGACCACGGCCCGACCACGGGCGGCACCACCGTCACCCTCACCGGCACCAACCTCACCGGCACCACCGCCGTCACCTTCGACGGCACCCCCGCCAGTGGCGTCACCGTCGTCGACGGCACCACCGTCACCGCCGTCGCCCCGCCGCACGCCGCCGGAACCGCTGGGGTCTCCCTGACCGCCAAGGGCCGCAGTGTCCCGGCCGGCACCTTCACGTACCAGGTCCCGGCCCCCTCGGTCACCGGGGTGGCCCCGGACCGCGGCCCCGTCGCCGGCGGCACCGCCGTCACGGTGACCGGCACCCACCTCTCCGGCGCCACCGCGGTGGCTTTCGGCACCGTGCCCGCCACCGCGTTCTCCGTCGTCAACGACACCACCATCACCGCCACCGCCCCGTCCGCACCCTCCGCGGGGCCGGTCGACATCACGGTCACCACGGTTGGCGGCACCAGCACCACGGTGACCGCCGACCGGTACGCCTACGCCAAGGACACCAGCAAGCTGACGGCAGACCCGCTGCTGCTGTCCATCGCCCCCGGCCAGCTGAGCGTCAACCTCAACCTGTCGGCCACGCTCACCGACACCACCACCGGGCGGCCCGTCCCCGGTGCCACGATCTCCTTCGCCGTCGGCACCACCACGGTGTGCACCGCCGTCACCAACGCGGCCGGCACCGCCACCTGCACCGGCCCCTGCCCCGTCGTCGCCGTCCTGCTCAACCTCGGCTACACCGCCACGTGGAGCGGCAGCCCCACCCTCGAACCCGCCACCGCCAAGGCGGCGCTGATCCGCGTCGGCTGA
- a CDS encoding NarK family nitrate/nitrite MFS transporter: protein MSSTLDRAARRPADGGPDPAQYRPGRTVTDWDPEDPVFWRSVGRRVATRNLWIAVPALLVAFVVWQVWSVTATSLTDVGFGLTTSQLFWLTAIPGLTGGTARILYTFLGPRIGQRRFTALSTLVLVAPLLWLGIAIQDTSTPYAVLAVIAALCGFGGANFSSSLANIGFFFPKREKGSATGINGGLGNLGVSVVQLLTPVLITSSVLAIGSAQHKADGTPVYLQNAAFVWIPVLVLLAAVSWFGQNDLKVASTPFHRQKVIFKRKQTWVMTWLYVGTFGSFIGFAAALPLLIKTAFPAYSVAAYAWMGPALGALARWGGGWIADRLGGARVTLISFAGMALSIVGVIAFLPSGGDGGSFYGFFACFLAAFFFSGIGNGSTFRQIPVIFRSRHLRGLAEGTAAHDQALKQAETESGAVTGFTAGVAAYGFFFIPAMFANFAVTSAMWGFVVFYASCLVVTWWYYARKGAAYPS, encoded by the coding sequence ATGAGTTCCACGCTCGACCGCGCAGCACGCCGCCCCGCCGACGGCGGCCCCGATCCGGCTCAGTACCGGCCCGGCCGGACCGTCACCGACTGGGACCCGGAGGACCCGGTCTTCTGGCGGTCGGTCGGCCGCCGGGTGGCGACCAGGAACCTGTGGATCGCGGTGCCCGCGCTGCTGGTGGCCTTCGTGGTCTGGCAGGTCTGGTCGGTCACCGCGACGAGTCTGACGGACGTCGGGTTCGGCCTGACCACCTCGCAGCTGTTCTGGCTGACCGCCATCCCCGGCCTGACCGGCGGCACCGCCCGGATCCTCTACACCTTCCTGGGCCCGCGGATCGGCCAGCGCCGGTTCACCGCGCTCTCCACCCTCGTGCTGGTCGCTCCGCTGCTGTGGCTCGGCATCGCGATCCAGGACACCTCGACCCCGTACGCCGTGCTCGCGGTCATCGCCGCGCTGTGCGGCTTCGGCGGCGCCAACTTCTCGTCCTCACTGGCCAACATCGGCTTCTTCTTCCCCAAGCGGGAGAAGGGCAGCGCCACCGGCATCAACGGCGGCCTGGGCAACCTCGGCGTCTCGGTGGTGCAGCTGCTCACGCCGGTGCTGATCACCTCGTCCGTGCTGGCGATCGGCTCGGCCCAGCACAAGGCCGACGGAACGCCGGTGTACCTGCAGAACGCGGCGTTCGTGTGGATCCCGGTGCTGGTGCTGCTGGCCGCGGTCAGCTGGTTCGGGCAGAACGACCTCAAGGTCGCCTCCACGCCGTTCCACCGCCAGAAGGTGATCTTCAAGCGCAAGCAGACCTGGGTGATGACCTGGCTGTACGTCGGCACCTTCGGCTCGTTCATCGGCTTCGCCGCCGCACTGCCGCTGCTGATCAAGACCGCCTTCCCCGCGTACTCGGTGGCCGCCTATGCCTGGATGGGCCCCGCGCTCGGCGCGCTCGCCCGCTGGGGCGGCGGCTGGATCGCCGACCGGCTCGGCGGTGCGAGGGTCACCCTGATCTCCTTCGCGGGCATGGCGCTGTCGATCGTCGGGGTGATCGCCTTCCTGCCGTCCGGCGGCGACGGCGGGTCCTTCTACGGTTTCTTCGCCTGCTTCCTCGCCGCGTTCTTCTTCTCCGGCATCGGCAACGGCTCCACCTTCCGGCAGATCCCGGTGATCTTCCGCAGCCGCCACCTGCGGGGCCTGGCGGAGGGGACGGCGGCGCACGACCAGGCGCTGAAGCAGGCCGAGACGGAGTCCGGCGCGGTCACCGGGTTCACGGCGGGGGTCGCGGCCTACGGGTTCTTCTTCATCCCCGCGATGTTCGCCAACTTCGCGGTCACCAGCGCCATGTGGGGCTTCGTGGTGTTCTACGCGAGCTGTCTGGTGGTGACCTGGTGGTACTACGCCCGGAAGGGCGCCGCGTACCCGAGCTGA
- a CDS encoding serine hydrolase domain-containing protein yields MGLRAWRQIGIRTGLYKKTVKNHIRRVIAQAAATFACACLAIAVAVTPAGASAVSQNARSARPSSEANPAPEAVSGSPVVVEELDRAIQATLQSAGAPGVIAGVWIPGQLSYVRAFGVADKSDCDPMRSDLNMRIGSETKTFTVTALLQLVDRGEVGLDDPISRYIPGVPDGDHITLRQLANMRSGLFSYTQDPEWQKQAFLDDPYRQWKPEELLQVAFSHENKFAPGTQFDYSNTNTVLLGLVVEKLTHHSLQRAFKEMITKPSHLPHTFLPKAAELPRPYAHGYTDLTATGAETDATHWNPSWGWAAGAMISNLDDMHAWAENVATGRLLKPETQAERLDALPTGAPGDFYGLGIDINHGWIGHAGSLPGYQSLTIYLPSLKASVVILTNTDIQSGGENPSTLFGRAITQLISPDNVYGAASDQDDVEPAA; encoded by the coding sequence GTGGGGCTGCGGGCGTGGCGGCAGATCGGCATCCGCACCGGGTTGTATAAGAAAACGGTGAAAAATCATATTCGCCGAGTAATTGCGCAAGCCGCCGCGACATTCGCGTGCGCGTGTCTGGCCATTGCCGTGGCGGTAACGCCGGCCGGAGCATCGGCCGTTTCGCAGAACGCCCGGTCGGCGCGTCCCTCCTCGGAGGCAAATCCGGCACCGGAAGCGGTGTCGGGGTCGCCGGTCGTGGTCGAGGAGCTCGACCGCGCCATTCAGGCGACCCTGCAGAGCGCAGGGGCCCCCGGCGTGATCGCGGGCGTGTGGATCCCCGGGCAGCTCAGCTACGTACGCGCGTTCGGCGTCGCGGACAAGAGCGACTGCGACCCGATGCGCTCCGACCTGAACATGCGCATCGGCAGCGAGACCAAGACCTTCACCGTCACGGCGCTGCTGCAGCTGGTGGACCGCGGCGAGGTCGGCCTGGACGATCCGATCTCCCGCTACATCCCCGGGGTTCCGGACGGCGACCACATCACGCTGCGCCAGCTCGCCAACATGCGCAGCGGCCTGTTCTCCTACACGCAGGACCCGGAGTGGCAGAAGCAGGCCTTCCTGGACGATCCGTACCGGCAGTGGAAGCCCGAAGAACTCCTTCAGGTCGCATTCTCGCACGAGAACAAATTCGCGCCGGGAACGCAGTTCGACTACTCCAACACCAATACGGTCCTGCTCGGCCTGGTGGTCGAGAAGCTCACCCACCACTCCCTGCAGCGCGCGTTCAAGGAGATGATCACCAAGCCGAGCCACCTGCCCCACACCTTCCTCCCGAAGGCCGCGGAGCTCCCCCGGCCGTACGCCCACGGGTACACCGACCTGACGGCGACCGGCGCCGAGACGGACGCGACGCACTGGAACCCGAGCTGGGGCTGGGCGGCGGGCGCCATGATCTCGAACCTCGACGACATGCACGCATGGGCCGAGAACGTGGCGACGGGCAGGCTCCTCAAGCCGGAGACCCAGGCGGAGCGCCTCGACGCCCTCCCCACCGGTGCCCCCGGCGACTTCTACGGCCTGGGCATCGACATCAACCACGGCTGGATCGGGCACGCGGGGTCCCTGCCGGGCTACCAGAGCCTGACCATCTACCTGCCGAGCCTGAAGGCAAGCGTGGTCATCCTGACCAACACCGACATCCAGTCGGGCGGAGAGAATCCCAGCACCCTGTTCGGCCGCGCGATCACCCAGCTGATCAGCCCGGACAACGTGTACGGCGCGGCATCCGACCAGGACGACGTCGAACCGGCCGCATGA
- a CDS encoding carbohydrate-binding protein translates to MHLRSVIASAALLAGTVTVLSTGPAQAATTRYEAEASPAVCTGTVDSDWTGFSGAGFCNGTNATGAHAQFTVTAAAAGTATLQVRFANGTTTARPADLVVNGTTTATVSFESTGSWTGWTTKTLTVPVRSGSNTIRFTPTTAAGLPNLDYLDVETSTTTPPTANALYVAPGGTDGAAGTQSAPTTLTSAIARITPGGTIYLRGGTYAYTQGITIPAGNNGTASARTTLSAYPGETPVLNFSAMTEDPANRGLTVNGNYWHVYGITVERAGDNGIYVGGSNNVIERTVTRYNRDSGLQLGRISSTTPTAQWPSNNLVLSAESHDNADSDGEDADGFAAKLTVGPGNVFRYAVSHNNIDDGWDLYTKTDTGPIGPVTIEDSLSYNNGTLSNGTVNANGDRNGYKLGGDDIAVNHTVRRSIAFHNGKHGFTWNSNPGTMAVSNNLSIDNAQRNYSWDAGTSVFRSNTSCRFTVSGSNDKTIGDADSTNQFWAGSNGSRCAPYTGALAWSFASDGHLAVTIGGKAVTL, encoded by the coding sequence GTGCACCTGAGGTCCGTCATAGCATCCGCCGCCCTGCTGGCCGGCACCGTGACCGTGCTGTCGACCGGCCCGGCCCAGGCCGCGACCACGCGCTACGAGGCCGAGGCCTCCCCCGCCGTCTGCACCGGCACCGTCGACTCCGACTGGACAGGCTTCTCCGGCGCCGGCTTCTGCAACGGCACCAACGCCACCGGCGCCCACGCCCAGTTCACCGTCACCGCGGCCGCCGCCGGCACCGCGACCCTGCAGGTCCGGTTCGCCAACGGCACCACCACCGCCCGTCCCGCCGACCTGGTCGTCAACGGCACCACCACCGCCACGGTGAGCTTCGAGAGCACCGGCAGCTGGACCGGCTGGACCACCAAGACCCTGACCGTGCCGGTCCGTTCGGGCAGCAACACGATCCGGTTCACCCCCACCACCGCGGCCGGCCTGCCCAACCTCGACTACCTCGACGTCGAGACGTCCACCACCACCCCGCCCACCGCGAACGCCCTCTACGTCGCGCCGGGCGGCACCGACGGCGCCGCCGGCACCCAGTCCGCCCCCACCACGCTCACCTCGGCGATCGCCCGCATCACCCCCGGCGGCACCATCTACCTGCGCGGCGGCACCTACGCCTACACCCAGGGCATCACCATCCCGGCCGGCAACAACGGCACCGCCTCCGCCCGCACCACGCTCTCCGCCTACCCCGGCGAGACCCCGGTGCTCAACTTCTCCGCCATGACCGAGGACCCGGCCAACCGCGGCCTCACCGTCAACGGCAACTACTGGCACGTGTACGGCATCACCGTCGAACGCGCCGGCGACAACGGCATCTACGTCGGCGGCAGCAACAACGTCATCGAACGGACCGTCACCCGCTACAACCGCGACTCCGGCCTGCAGCTCGGCCGGATCTCCTCCACCACCCCCACCGCCCAGTGGCCGTCCAACAACCTCGTCCTCAGCGCCGAGTCCCACGACAACGCCGACTCCGACGGCGAGGACGCGGACGGCTTCGCCGCCAAGCTCACCGTCGGCCCCGGCAACGTCTTCCGCTACGCCGTCTCCCACAACAACATCGACGACGGCTGGGACCTCTACACCAAGACCGACACCGGCCCGATCGGCCCCGTCACCATCGAGGACTCCCTCTCCTACAACAACGGCACCCTCTCCAACGGCACCGTCAACGCCAACGGCGACCGCAACGGCTACAAGCTCGGCGGCGACGACATCGCCGTCAACCACACCGTCCGCCGCAGCATCGCGTTCCACAACGGCAAGCACGGCTTCACCTGGAACAGCAACCCCGGCACGATGGCGGTCTCCAACAACCTCAGCATCGACAACGCCCAGCGCAACTACTCGTGGGACGCGGGCACCTCGGTGTTCCGCTCCAACACCTCCTGCCGCTTCACCGTCAGCGGCTCCAACGACAAGACCATCGGCGACGCCGACTCCACCAACCAGTTCTGGGCCGGCTCCAACGGCTCCCGCTGCGCCCCCTACACGGGCGCCCTCGCCTGGTCCTTCGCCTCCGACGGCCACCTCGCCGTCACCATCGGCGGCAAGGCCGTCACCCTCTAG
- the cseB gene encoding two-component system response regulator CseB, whose amino-acid sequence MSSPHPVRVLLVEDDELMRHSFAVALERYGYRVTAAADGLTGLERFRDGTYDLLVLDVMLPGLDGIGLCRRVRETSLVPVLMMSARGDGLDVVAGLEAGADDYVVKPVDTYVLVARIRSLLRRATWSPAPEPAADEGLAFGDLRIDPVGLEVTLAGAPVALTPTELKLLLEFTTHPGVVLERHTLLRNVWEYGWDGDSRVVDLCVQRLRRKIGRDRIETVRGFGYKFRR is encoded by the coding sequence GTGTCCTCGCCTCACCCCGTCCGCGTGCTGCTGGTGGAGGACGACGAACTGATGCGCCACTCCTTCGCCGTCGCGCTGGAGCGGTACGGCTACCGGGTGACGGCCGCCGCCGACGGGCTGACCGGTCTCGAACGCTTCCGCGACGGCACGTACGACCTGCTCGTCCTCGACGTGATGCTGCCCGGCCTGGACGGCATCGGCCTGTGCCGCCGGGTACGGGAGACCAGCCTGGTGCCCGTCCTGATGATGTCGGCGCGCGGCGACGGGCTGGACGTCGTCGCGGGACTCGAAGCCGGTGCGGACGACTACGTCGTCAAGCCCGTCGACACCTACGTCCTGGTCGCCCGGATCCGTTCCCTGCTGCGCCGGGCCACCTGGTCGCCCGCGCCCGAACCCGCTGCCGACGAGGGCCTCGCCTTCGGCGACCTGCGCATCGACCCGGTCGGCCTGGAGGTCACGCTCGCCGGAGCCCCGGTCGCCCTGACCCCGACCGAGCTGAAGCTGCTGCTGGAGTTCACCACCCACCCGGGCGTGGTCCTGGAGCGGCACACCCTGCTGCGCAACGTGTGGGAGTACGGGTGGGACGGCGACAGCCGGGTGGTCGACCTGTGCGTCCAGCGCCTGCGCCGCAAGATCGGCCGCGACCGGATCGAGACGGTCCGCGGCTTCGGCTACAAGTTCCGGCGCTGA
- a CDS encoding HAMP domain-containing sensor histidine kinase, whose amino-acid sequence MRRPARASLRWKIAALAAATACLVAAAVGVLVHLWTAHDIRSRAEARAFNTVYSAMDVYRRTGTLADGAELDPPDLPAALRDPADGNRHTAYDSRVEGNAGPTVWAAQRTGGPGSPVLAVQVNLGPELSDLPRLDLAMAVASLLALAVAVPLAAYGAGLLARRLRHVSETALLISAGDLDARTGQVGGRDEVTDIAATVDKMADSLSHRLRTERRFTADVAHELRTPVGGLLVAADLLPPGETEDLLRARVRDLRALVEDLLEISRLDAGSEQPVRARVPLGAVVAEALARTGLDTELDTAATSDTVETDPRRLERIVTNLVLNAHRHGAAPVRVTVTDRTVEVRDHGPGFPADLLRDGPRRFHTGTPARGTGHGLGLTIALAQADLLGADLRLTNAPTGGALATLHLPE is encoded by the coding sequence ATGCGCCGCCCCGCCCGTGCCTCGCTCCGCTGGAAGATCGCCGCCCTGGCCGCCGCCACCGCCTGCCTGGTCGCGGCGGCGGTCGGCGTGCTCGTCCACCTGTGGACCGCGCACGACATCCGCAGCCGCGCCGAAGCGCGCGCCTTCAACACCGTCTACTCCGCCATGGACGTCTACCGCCGCACCGGCACCCTCGCCGACGGCGCCGAACTCGACCCGCCCGACCTGCCCGCCGCGCTCCGCGACCCCGCCGACGGCAACCGGCACACCGCGTACGACAGTCGGGTGGAGGGCAACGCCGGCCCCACCGTCTGGGCCGCCCAGCGCACCGGCGGACCGGGCAGCCCCGTCCTCGCCGTCCAGGTCAACCTCGGCCCGGAACTCTCCGACCTGCCCCGCCTCGACCTCGCCATGGCGGTGGCCTCCCTGCTCGCGCTCGCCGTTGCCGTCCCGCTCGCCGCGTACGGCGCCGGACTCCTCGCCCGCCGCCTGCGGCACGTCTCGGAGACCGCCCTCCTCATCTCGGCCGGCGACCTCGACGCCCGCACCGGCCAGGTCGGCGGCCGCGACGAGGTCACCGACATCGCCGCCACCGTCGACAAGATGGCCGACAGCCTCTCCCACCGCCTGCGCACCGAACGCCGGTTCACCGCCGACGTGGCCCACGAACTGCGCACCCCCGTCGGCGGCCTGCTCGTCGCCGCCGACCTGCTGCCACCCGGCGAGACCGAGGACCTGCTGCGCGCCCGCGTCCGCGACCTGCGCGCCCTGGTCGAGGACCTGCTGGAGATCTCCCGCCTCGACGCCGGCTCCGAGCAGCCGGTCCGCGCCCGCGTACCGCTCGGCGCCGTCGTCGCCGAGGCGCTCGCCCGCACCGGCCTGGACACCGAACTCGACACCGCCGCGACCTCCGACACCGTGGAGACCGACCCGCGCCGACTCGAACGGATCGTCACCAACCTCGTCCTCAACGCCCACCGGCACGGCGCCGCGCCCGTCCGCGTCACCGTCACGGACCGCACCGTCGAGGTCCGCGACCACGGCCCCGGTTTCCCCGCCGACCTGCTGCGCGACGGCCCGCGCCGCTTCCACACCGGCACCCCCGCCCGCGGCACCGGCCACGGCCTCGGCCTCACCATCGCCCTCGCCCAGGCCGACCTCCTCGGCGCCGACCTCCGCCTCACCAACGCCCCGACCGGCGGCGCCCTCGCCACCCTCCACCTCCCCGAATAG